Within the Trueperaceae bacterium genome, the region GACGCTGCTCGCCCTGACCTTGGCGTTCGTAGCGCACCGAGATCGATACGGCGACTGGTAGGCGACTTCTCCGCCACCCGAGTCGATCCCGACTTGCCGTCCAGAAATCGCCCTGCCTCACGGCTTTCAACGAGTCGCCTGCTAAAGTGACGGAGATGAGGTTCAAGGGAGTTCTGATCACGCTCGTGGCAGTGTTGGGCCTGCTCTTCGCCCTGCTGAACTGGGAACTGCTCTTCCAACCAACGCCCGTCAACCTGCTTCTCGGCACCGTCGAGATGCCGCTCGGCTTCTCGCTGCTTCTGTTCGCCCTGGCCGTGAGCCTGCTCTTCTTCCTGGCCGCCCTGTGGGAGAGGGCTCGGCAGCTTCAGCAGGTCACTCACCAGGAGCGCGTGATCGAGAATCTTCAAGCGAGGCTGGAGAGAAAGCGAACCGAGGACATCGAGGCGCTCGACTCCTCTCTGCGCGACCGGATAGACACGATCAGGCAGCAGATCGAGACCGACACCGGGCGGGTCGAGGCGAACCTCAAGGAGACGCTGGGCGACCTCGAGGGGCGGTTGGGCGAACGGATGGACATGGTCCAGGAGCGGGTCGTCCTCGTTCGCAACGAACTGGCTGCCGACATAGGCGAACTCGAGGACAGGATGCAGAGGGAACGGGTGCAGCCCAACCGGGACGGCGCCTGAGGGCGAACGTACGGGTACACTCTGCCCGACTACCGCCTGCAGCCGTGAGGCCTGATAATTTGGGAACATGAGCGGAAATCTGGACAAGGAGAGCCTGAGGGAACAGATCCTCGAGGCGCTCAAGGTCGTCAAGGACCCTGAGATCCCCGTGAACGTCGTCGACCTCGGCCTCATATACGACGTGCGTATCGACGACGAAGGCGCGGTGGACATCGACATGACCCTCACCAGCATGGGCTGCCCCGTCCAGGACATGATCGAGGCGGACGCCGAGCTCGCGGCGATGAAGGTCGAGGGCGTGCGGCGGGTGAACGTCGAGTTCGTCTGGTCGCCCCCCTGGTCGCCTCAGAAGATGTCCGACGACGGCAAGAAGCAGATGAGGATGTTCGGCTTCAACATCTGACCGGGTCCGCTGTTCGCACGACCCGGTTCGCTTCGCTGCTCGCCAGCCGCGAGGCGTGCCCGCGCTCCATCGGCTAACGGGGCCGCGGATCGAAAACTTACCCCGAACCGCCAAAGTATGACAGGTAAGCTGAGCGCGATGTTCTTCCGCTTCTGGCGCCGCCGCAAACCCCTCGAGAAGCGTTGGCTCGAACTGGCCAAGGGCCTCGGCCTGGGCCGCGCCGACGACGGGGAGATACTGCTGCAAGAACTTCTCGACCTGCCGGCGGGCGCGAAGCTGGGACCGGTGCTCGAGTCAGCCGGGGCCCCCACGGTCCGCGCTTACCTCTTCTATTACATCCGACCGACGAACGAACGTAGCAGGCAACTCCCATGCGTCACGGGATGCCTCCTCGTCTCGCAGGAGAAGTTCTCGCCGGTGTCGTGGCGTGCGGTACGCAAGGTCCACAACGTCATCTCGTCACTCCAGGCGAGCGCGACGGGCGGGCAGATCGTCCTCGCTCCCGACGACGCTGAGTTCAACGAGACGGTGACGGTGGTGGCTCGCGAAGAGCAGGCGGTCGTCGGCTTACTCGGTCCCGCCGTGCGCCGGGTGCTCGAGAGGATCGTGGGCAGGGTCGAAGCGCCCCCTTTGCTCACCGTGGCCGAGGAACGGATCCTGCTGACCGCACCGGGACAGGAAGTCGAACTCGACGCGGCAGAATTCATCCTGAGCGACGTCCTGAGCCTCTACGCGGCGCTCACGGCTCAGTCGCGGTGATAGGGGTGACCTGCCCTTATCGTTTCTGCCCGGTAGAGCTGCTCGAGGAGCACCAGGCGGGCCAGTTCGTGGGGCATGGTCAGAGGGGAGAGACTCCACGTTTCCTGCGCGGCTTCTCTCACCCGACGGTGAAGACCATCGGCGCCACCAACGACGACCGTCATGCTGCTCTCGCCGGCGATCTCCAGATCGCTCAGTCGGCCGGCCAACTCTCGGCTGGTGAAGCCTCTGCCCCGTTCGTCGAGGGCGATCAGCCTGCCTTCGACCGCCTGGAGGAGCGAATCCGCTTCGGCGCGGCGGACCTGCTCGGCAGCGGCGCCGCGACCTTCCTTCACCTCTACCACTTCCGCCCGGCCGAACGCCTGCAGCCTCTTCAGGTAGAAGTCGCAGGCGCTCGCGTAGAAGCCTCTACGCAATTTGCCGACGGCCGCTATCCGGTAGCGCACTCAGTTCTCGTCGCCGACAGGTTCTGCATTCTGTTTGGGTTTCGCCTTGACCGGAACGTCCTCCAGGTCCAACTTGCCCAACAGCTCCCTCTGCCGGCTCGCCCGCAAGCCGCTCTCTTGCAGCGCTTTGGCTAGCTTCTCCTTGTCTATCGCCCCGCGCACCAGCTCGAGCTCACCTCTCGACAACGAACGGCCGTGGAGGATGTGTTCCTCGAACGCTTCGTAAGCCCGGGGCGCTACCGCCCGGGCGCACTGCGCCACCGCATCGCCGTAGGCTCGTATCTCGAACTGGGCGTGCCAGTCCATGCGCAACCGCAGGAAGTGGAAGAGGTTGTGCAGATCCTGCTTCCAGTAGAACTCGGTGTAGAGGCCCACGGGCAGGACTTCGCGTGCCATCTCGCGGGCGACGCCATCGGCCAGGAGCGCCTCGTAGGTCTCGTAGCTCCTGCGCAAGGCGCTGTCGAACGAGTCGCTGGCCCGTCGTGCCGCCGATGGCTCGATCGAGCCTTCACCGACCTGCCGGCTGCGTTTGCCCTGGGCGCGTACCTGATCGGGCGTCGGAAGGTAGAATTCGTCGGCCAGGACGGAATAGCGGCCGCTGATTTCATTGAGCGACGCCGATCTGTGTCGCATCCACTGCCTTGCCACGAAGATCGGCGCCTTGATGTGCAGCGTCAACTCGACCATCTCGAACGGCGACGTATGCCGGTTGCGCAGCAGGTAGTCGATGAGGGCGGCATCCTCGCGAACGGACTTGGTGCCTTCTCCGTAGGAAACTCGTGCGGCCTGGACGATCCTGTCGTCGTTGCCAAGATAGTCGATGAGGCGTACGAAGCCGTGGTCGAGGACCTTGATCGGATTGTCAAGGAGGGCGTCCGCCTCGGGTGCGTTGTTGCGGGCCATGGAGGATTGTACCGTCACGAACCTCGGCACCTGGGGGTTCGGCGGGCTGCCGCGGCGATCGAGGCGGCAGGGGCCGAGGAGAACCC harbors:
- a CDS encoding iron-sulfur cluster assembly protein — protein: MSGNLDKESLREQILEALKVVKDPEIPVNVVDLGLIYDVRIDDEGAVDIDMTLTSMGCPVQDMIEADAELAAMKVEGVRRVNVEFVWSPPWSPQKMSDDGKKQMRMFGFNI
- the thyX gene encoding FAD-dependent thymidylate synthase — protein: MARNNAPEADALLDNPIKVLDHGFVRLIDYLGNDDRIVQAARVSYGEGTKSVREDAALIDYLLRNRHTSPFEMVELTLHIKAPIFVARQWMRHRSASLNEISGRYSVLADEFYLPTPDQVRAQGKRSRQVGEGSIEPSAARRASDSFDSALRRSYETYEALLADGVAREMAREVLPVGLYTEFYWKQDLHNLFHFLRLRMDWHAQFEIRAYGDAVAQCARAVAPRAYEAFEEHILHGRSLSRGELELVRGAIDKEKLAKALQESGLRASRQRELLGKLDLEDVPVKAKPKQNAEPVGDEN
- a CDS encoding 23S rRNA (pseudouridine(1915)-N(3))-methyltransferase RlmH translates to MRYRIAAVGKLRRGFYASACDFYLKRLQAFGRAEVVEVKEGRGAAAEQVRRAEADSLLQAVEGRLIALDERGRGFTSRELAGRLSDLEIAGESSMTVVVGGADGLHRRVREAAQETWSLSPLTMPHELARLVLLEQLYRAETIRAGHPYHRD
- a CDS encoding LapA family protein, which codes for MRFKGVLITLVAVLGLLFALLNWELLFQPTPVNLLLGTVEMPLGFSLLLFALAVSLLFFLAALWERARQLQQVTHQERVIENLQARLERKRTEDIEALDSSLRDRIDTIRQQIETDTGRVEANLKETLGDLEGRLGERMDMVQERVVLVRNELAADIGELEDRMQRERVQPNRDGA